One genomic window of Salvia miltiorrhiza cultivar Shanhuang (shh) chromosome 4, IMPLAD_Smil_shh, whole genome shotgun sequence includes the following:
- the LOC131022216 gene encoding uncharacterized protein LOC131022216 isoform X3: MSSRGTLYKEIQETQDDSLTWTGPVTTQTSQPLQKNLFLQSLDWEENTNVDRSRAYDNAQNEARAEVQDKDIVECLENEVHYWTDFSKVHYHPQSLYEICGLWTDIKDFNNYGIGREAFSGSLHAEQVNERLRFFLEECDHPQGIQFIVDDSGGFSGVAGEVLESMADDYPNIPVLLYSIRSPDSCLDPSSRKLTITRELHNAVSFAKQSALCKLIVPLGLPSLSTSKISKYLYLEDRKPYHTSAVYASALHSISLPFRMEPHGPSAQFSSTSGAVTINDLVQILTGQARQNMVAVLDASMPAPALAGTGFQQSLLETLQPLTPETAEDVEDMHALESMIIHGAFASGSKRASVFEVKEAVQVAYMNAVRRPKFSHLSVAQCPLPIPLPYPSIFGKLVGGCGELSDTPLSDSSSSSSSRGSLEVQSVPMAARLRSSIAILPFLENRLQNLRKLGIARGALGTEILGSWGFGRDDVEDIGEMLSDMVTKLNPISEASSDSD, translated from the exons ATGAGTTCACGTGGAACCTTGTACAAAGAGATTCAAGAAACCCAAGATGATAGTTTAACATG GACAGGTCCTGTAACAACTCAAACATCTCAACCCTTACAGAAGAACTTGTTCTTGCAAAGCTTGGACTGGGAAGAGAATACAAATGTGGATAGGTCGAGAGCTTATGACAATGCACAAAATGAGGCTCGTGCTGAAGTTCAAGATAAGGACATTGTTGAATGTCTAGAGAATGAAGTTCATTATTGGACGGACTTCTCAAAAGTTCATTATCACCCACAAAGTCTGTATGAAATATGTGGATTATGGACAGACATTAAAGATTTCAACAATTATGGGATTGGGAGAGAGGCGTTTTCTGGCAGTCTGCATGCTGAACAAGTTAATGAGAGGCTTCGTTTTTTTCTTGAAGAGTGTGACCATCCTCAG GGAATTCAATTTATTGTTGATGACTCCGGAGGATTCTCTGGTGTAGCAGGGGAGGTTTTAGAAAGTATGGCAGATGATTACCCAAACATTCCAGTGCTACTGTACTCTATTCGCAGTCCTGACTCGTGCCTGGATCCGAGCAGCCGCAAGCTGACAATAACCCGTGAACTTCATAATGCAGTTTCATTTGCAAAGCAATCAGCTCTCTGTAAATTGATAGTACCCCTTGGTTTGCCATCCCTGAGTACAA GTAAAATTTCCAAGTACCTTTATTTGGAAGATCGAAAACCTTACCACACCAGTGCCGTTTATGCATCTGCACTACATTCTATCAGTCTCCCTTTCAGAATGGAGCCACATGGGCCCAGTGCACAATTCAGCTCGACGTCTGGTGCAGTGACTATAAATGACCTTGTACAGATTTTAACTGGACAGGCTCGGCAGAATATGGTTGCCGTTTTGGATGCTTCTATGCCAGCTCCTGCATTGGCAG GTACCGGGTTCCAGCAATCTCTGTTGGAAACTTTGCAGCCACTGACCCCAGAAACAGCTGAAGATGTCGAAGACATGCATGCTTTGGAGTCTATGATCATTCATGGAGCCTTTGCATCAG GATCGAAAAGGGCTTCAGTTTTTGAAGTAAAGGAAGCAGTGCAGGTTGCTTATATGAATGCAGTAAGAAGACCTAAGTTCTCTCATCTCTCAGTAGCTCAATGCCCTCTCCCCATACCATTGCCTTATCCTTCAATATTCGGAAAACTTGTTGGCGGATGCGGTGAACTTTCTGATACGCCCCTCTCGGAttcatcatcgtcatcatcatcgAGAGGGTCGCTTGAAGTCCAGTCTGTCCCAATGGCAGCAAGACTACGATCCAGCATTGCCATTTTGCCATTTTTGGAGAATCGGCTGCAAAATCTTCGGAAGTTGGGGATTGCACGAGGGGCGCTGGGGACAGAGATACTCGGAAGTTGGGGTTTTGGAAGAGATGATGTAGAAGACATAGGAGAGATGCTGTCTGATATGGTAACAAAGCTCAATCCTATATCTGAAGCATCATCAGATTCTGATTga
- the LOC131022216 gene encoding uncharacterized protein LOC131022216 isoform X2 has protein sequence MDVLYRAGETQQGILTYTPRLVSVGLQGSLGSMSSRGTLYKEIQETQDDSLTWTGPVTTQTSQPLQKNLFLQSLDWEENTNVDRSRAYDNAQNEARAEVQDKDIVECLENEVHYWTDFSKVHYHPQSLYEICGLWTDIKDFNNYGIGREAFSGSLHAEQVNERLRFFLEECDHPQGIQFIVDDSGGFSGVAGEVLESMADDYPNIPVLLYSIRSPDSCLDPSSRKLTITRELHNAVSFAKQSALCKLIVPLGLPSLSTSKISKYLYLEDRKPYHTSAVYASALHSISLPFRMEPHGPSAQFSSTSGAVTINDLVQILTGQARQNMVAVLDASMPAPALAGTGFQQSLLETLQPLTPETAEDVEDMHALESMIIHGAFASGSKRASVFEVKEAVQVAYMNAVRRPKFSHLSVAQCPLPIPLPYPSIFGKLVGGCGELSDTPLSDSSSSSSSRGSLEVQSVPMAARLRSSIAILPFLENRLQNLRKLGIARGALGTEILGSWGFGRDDVEDIGEMLSDMVTKLNPISEASSDSD, from the exons ATGGATGTCCTTTACCGTGCTGGTGAAACTCAGCAG GGCATTCTCACTTACACCCCTCGGCTGGTGTCGGTGGGCCTTCAAG GATCCCTAGGATCAATGAGTTCACGTGGAACCTTGTACAAAGAGATTCAAGAAACCCAAGATGATAGTTTAACATG GACAGGTCCTGTAACAACTCAAACATCTCAACCCTTACAGAAGAACTTGTTCTTGCAAAGCTTGGACTGGGAAGAGAATACAAATGTGGATAGGTCGAGAGCTTATGACAATGCACAAAATGAGGCTCGTGCTGAAGTTCAAGATAAGGACATTGTTGAATGTCTAGAGAATGAAGTTCATTATTGGACGGACTTCTCAAAAGTTCATTATCACCCACAAAGTCTGTATGAAATATGTGGATTATGGACAGACATTAAAGATTTCAACAATTATGGGATTGGGAGAGAGGCGTTTTCTGGCAGTCTGCATGCTGAACAAGTTAATGAGAGGCTTCGTTTTTTTCTTGAAGAGTGTGACCATCCTCAG GGAATTCAATTTATTGTTGATGACTCCGGAGGATTCTCTGGTGTAGCAGGGGAGGTTTTAGAAAGTATGGCAGATGATTACCCAAACATTCCAGTGCTACTGTACTCTATTCGCAGTCCTGACTCGTGCCTGGATCCGAGCAGCCGCAAGCTGACAATAACCCGTGAACTTCATAATGCAGTTTCATTTGCAAAGCAATCAGCTCTCTGTAAATTGATAGTACCCCTTGGTTTGCCATCCCTGAGTACAA GTAAAATTTCCAAGTACCTTTATTTGGAAGATCGAAAACCTTACCACACCAGTGCCGTTTATGCATCTGCACTACATTCTATCAGTCTCCCTTTCAGAATGGAGCCACATGGGCCCAGTGCACAATTCAGCTCGACGTCTGGTGCAGTGACTATAAATGACCTTGTACAGATTTTAACTGGACAGGCTCGGCAGAATATGGTTGCCGTTTTGGATGCTTCTATGCCAGCTCCTGCATTGGCAG GTACCGGGTTCCAGCAATCTCTGTTGGAAACTTTGCAGCCACTGACCCCAGAAACAGCTGAAGATGTCGAAGACATGCATGCTTTGGAGTCTATGATCATTCATGGAGCCTTTGCATCAG GATCGAAAAGGGCTTCAGTTTTTGAAGTAAAGGAAGCAGTGCAGGTTGCTTATATGAATGCAGTAAGAAGACCTAAGTTCTCTCATCTCTCAGTAGCTCAATGCCCTCTCCCCATACCATTGCCTTATCCTTCAATATTCGGAAAACTTGTTGGCGGATGCGGTGAACTTTCTGATACGCCCCTCTCGGAttcatcatcgtcatcatcatcgAGAGGGTCGCTTGAAGTCCAGTCTGTCCCAATGGCAGCAAGACTACGATCCAGCATTGCCATTTTGCCATTTTTGGAGAATCGGCTGCAAAATCTTCGGAAGTTGGGGATTGCACGAGGGGCGCTGGGGACAGAGATACTCGGAAGTTGGGGTTTTGGAAGAGATGATGTAGAAGACATAGGAGAGATGCTGTCTGATATGGTAACAAAGCTCAATCCTATATCTGAAGCATCATCAGATTCTGATTga
- the LOC131022216 gene encoding uncharacterized protein LOC131022216 isoform X4, translating to MKNLFLQSLDWEENTNVDRSRAYDNAQNEARAEVQDKDIVECLENEVHYWTDFSKVHYHPQSLYEICGLWTDIKDFNNYGIGREAFSGSLHAEQVNERLRFFLEECDHPQGIQFIVDDSGGFSGVAGEVLESMADDYPNIPVLLYSIRSPDSCLDPSSRKLTITRELHNAVSFAKQSALCKLIVPLGLPSLSTSKISKYLYLEDRKPYHTSAVYASALHSISLPFRMEPHGPSAQFSSTSGAVTINDLVQILTGQARQNMVAVLDASMPAPALAGTGFQQSLLETLQPLTPETAEDVEDMHALESMIIHGAFASGSKRASVFEVKEAVQVAYMNAVRRPKFSHLSVAQCPLPIPLPYPSIFGKLVGGCGELSDTPLSDSSSSSSSRGSLEVQSVPMAARLRSSIAILPFLENRLQNLRKLGIARGALGTEILGSWGFGRDDVEDIGEMLSDMVTKLNPISEASSDSD from the exons ATG AAGAACTTGTTCTTGCAAAGCTTGGACTGGGAAGAGAATACAAATGTGGATAGGTCGAGAGCTTATGACAATGCACAAAATGAGGCTCGTGCTGAAGTTCAAGATAAGGACATTGTTGAATGTCTAGAGAATGAAGTTCATTATTGGACGGACTTCTCAAAAGTTCATTATCACCCACAAAGTCTGTATGAAATATGTGGATTATGGACAGACATTAAAGATTTCAACAATTATGGGATTGGGAGAGAGGCGTTTTCTGGCAGTCTGCATGCTGAACAAGTTAATGAGAGGCTTCGTTTTTTTCTTGAAGAGTGTGACCATCCTCAG GGAATTCAATTTATTGTTGATGACTCCGGAGGATTCTCTGGTGTAGCAGGGGAGGTTTTAGAAAGTATGGCAGATGATTACCCAAACATTCCAGTGCTACTGTACTCTATTCGCAGTCCTGACTCGTGCCTGGATCCGAGCAGCCGCAAGCTGACAATAACCCGTGAACTTCATAATGCAGTTTCATTTGCAAAGCAATCAGCTCTCTGTAAATTGATAGTACCCCTTGGTTTGCCATCCCTGAGTACAA GTAAAATTTCCAAGTACCTTTATTTGGAAGATCGAAAACCTTACCACACCAGTGCCGTTTATGCATCTGCACTACATTCTATCAGTCTCCCTTTCAGAATGGAGCCACATGGGCCCAGTGCACAATTCAGCTCGACGTCTGGTGCAGTGACTATAAATGACCTTGTACAGATTTTAACTGGACAGGCTCGGCAGAATATGGTTGCCGTTTTGGATGCTTCTATGCCAGCTCCTGCATTGGCAG GTACCGGGTTCCAGCAATCTCTGTTGGAAACTTTGCAGCCACTGACCCCAGAAACAGCTGAAGATGTCGAAGACATGCATGCTTTGGAGTCTATGATCATTCATGGAGCCTTTGCATCAG GATCGAAAAGGGCTTCAGTTTTTGAAGTAAAGGAAGCAGTGCAGGTTGCTTATATGAATGCAGTAAGAAGACCTAAGTTCTCTCATCTCTCAGTAGCTCAATGCCCTCTCCCCATACCATTGCCTTATCCTTCAATATTCGGAAAACTTGTTGGCGGATGCGGTGAACTTTCTGATACGCCCCTCTCGGAttcatcatcgtcatcatcatcgAGAGGGTCGCTTGAAGTCCAGTCTGTCCCAATGGCAGCAAGACTACGATCCAGCATTGCCATTTTGCCATTTTTGGAGAATCGGCTGCAAAATCTTCGGAAGTTGGGGATTGCACGAGGGGCGCTGGGGACAGAGATACTCGGAAGTTGGGGTTTTGGAAGAGATGATGTAGAAGACATAGGAGAGATGCTGTCTGATATGGTAACAAAGCTCAATCCTATATCTGAAGCATCATCAGATTCTGATTga
- the LOC131022216 gene encoding uncharacterized protein LOC131022216 isoform X1: MREIVTIQVGNYANFVGSHFWNFQDELLGLAESAESDEIFKSHGLNMDVLYRAGETQQGILTYTPRLVSVGLQGSLGSMSSRGTLYKEIQETQDDSLTWTGPVTTQTSQPLQKNLFLQSLDWEENTNVDRSRAYDNAQNEARAEVQDKDIVECLENEVHYWTDFSKVHYHPQSLYEICGLWTDIKDFNNYGIGREAFSGSLHAEQVNERLRFFLEECDHPQGIQFIVDDSGGFSGVAGEVLESMADDYPNIPVLLYSIRSPDSCLDPSSRKLTITRELHNAVSFAKQSALCKLIVPLGLPSLSTSKISKYLYLEDRKPYHTSAVYASALHSISLPFRMEPHGPSAQFSSTSGAVTINDLVQILTGQARQNMVAVLDASMPAPALAGTGFQQSLLETLQPLTPETAEDVEDMHALESMIIHGAFASGSKRASVFEVKEAVQVAYMNAVRRPKFSHLSVAQCPLPIPLPYPSIFGKLVGGCGELSDTPLSDSSSSSSSRGSLEVQSVPMAARLRSSIAILPFLENRLQNLRKLGIARGALGTEILGSWGFGRDDVEDIGEMLSDMVTKLNPISEASSDSD; the protein is encoded by the exons ATGAGGGAAATCGTTACTATCCAAGTTGGGAACTATGCAAATTTTGTGGGCTCTCACTTCTGGAATTTCCAG GACGAGTTGCTTGGACTAGCCGAGAGCGCTGAGAGTGATGAGATATTCAAAAGCCACGGCCTCAACATGGATGTCCTTTACCGTGCTGGTGAAACTCAGCAG GGCATTCTCACTTACACCCCTCGGCTGGTGTCGGTGGGCCTTCAAG GATCCCTAGGATCAATGAGTTCACGTGGAACCTTGTACAAAGAGATTCAAGAAACCCAAGATGATAGTTTAACATG GACAGGTCCTGTAACAACTCAAACATCTCAACCCTTACAGAAGAACTTGTTCTTGCAAAGCTTGGACTGGGAAGAGAATACAAATGTGGATAGGTCGAGAGCTTATGACAATGCACAAAATGAGGCTCGTGCTGAAGTTCAAGATAAGGACATTGTTGAATGTCTAGAGAATGAAGTTCATTATTGGACGGACTTCTCAAAAGTTCATTATCACCCACAAAGTCTGTATGAAATATGTGGATTATGGACAGACATTAAAGATTTCAACAATTATGGGATTGGGAGAGAGGCGTTTTCTGGCAGTCTGCATGCTGAACAAGTTAATGAGAGGCTTCGTTTTTTTCTTGAAGAGTGTGACCATCCTCAG GGAATTCAATTTATTGTTGATGACTCCGGAGGATTCTCTGGTGTAGCAGGGGAGGTTTTAGAAAGTATGGCAGATGATTACCCAAACATTCCAGTGCTACTGTACTCTATTCGCAGTCCTGACTCGTGCCTGGATCCGAGCAGCCGCAAGCTGACAATAACCCGTGAACTTCATAATGCAGTTTCATTTGCAAAGCAATCAGCTCTCTGTAAATTGATAGTACCCCTTGGTTTGCCATCCCTGAGTACAA GTAAAATTTCCAAGTACCTTTATTTGGAAGATCGAAAACCTTACCACACCAGTGCCGTTTATGCATCTGCACTACATTCTATCAGTCTCCCTTTCAGAATGGAGCCACATGGGCCCAGTGCACAATTCAGCTCGACGTCTGGTGCAGTGACTATAAATGACCTTGTACAGATTTTAACTGGACAGGCTCGGCAGAATATGGTTGCCGTTTTGGATGCTTCTATGCCAGCTCCTGCATTGGCAG GTACCGGGTTCCAGCAATCTCTGTTGGAAACTTTGCAGCCACTGACCCCAGAAACAGCTGAAGATGTCGAAGACATGCATGCTTTGGAGTCTATGATCATTCATGGAGCCTTTGCATCAG GATCGAAAAGGGCTTCAGTTTTTGAAGTAAAGGAAGCAGTGCAGGTTGCTTATATGAATGCAGTAAGAAGACCTAAGTTCTCTCATCTCTCAGTAGCTCAATGCCCTCTCCCCATACCATTGCCTTATCCTTCAATATTCGGAAAACTTGTTGGCGGATGCGGTGAACTTTCTGATACGCCCCTCTCGGAttcatcatcgtcatcatcatcgAGAGGGTCGCTTGAAGTCCAGTCTGTCCCAATGGCAGCAAGACTACGATCCAGCATTGCCATTTTGCCATTTTTGGAGAATCGGCTGCAAAATCTTCGGAAGTTGGGGATTGCACGAGGGGCGCTGGGGACAGAGATACTCGGAAGTTGGGGTTTTGGAAGAGATGATGTAGAAGACATAGGAGAGATGCTGTCTGATATGGTAACAAAGCTCAATCCTATATCTGAAGCATCATCAGATTCTGATTga
- the LOC131022259 gene encoding zinc finger A20 and AN1 domain-containing stress-associated protein 5 — protein sequence MAQRTEKEETEFKVVPETISLCVQCGVAGNSAANNLCQKCFNATTAASTSATAASTSPGAVAKPLNHLLLEKSFRSSPSSLSLPERRLASAGTSRDLKKEASVAAVPMKREVNRCSGCRRKVGLTGFRCRCGELFCADHRYSDRHDCSYDYKSAGREAIARENPVVKAAKIVKI from the coding sequence ATGGCGCAGAGGACGGAGAAGGAGGAGACGGAGTTCAAGGTTGTGCCTGAGACCATCTCCCTGTGCGTCCAGTGCGGCGTTGCGGGGAACTCCGCCGCTAATAATCTCTGTCAGAAGTGTTTCAACGCCACCACGGCGGCGTCAAcctccgccaccgccgcctcgACGTCGCCCGGGGCCGTGGCGAAGCCGTTAAATCATCTTTTGCTGGAGAAATCCTTTAGATCTAGCCCGTCTAGCCTGTCTCTGCCGGAGAGGAGGCTCGCTTCGGCGGGGACGAGTCGAGATCTGAAAAAGGAGGCCTCTGTAGCGGCGGTTCCGATGAAGAGAGAGGTCAATAGGTGCTCGGGTTGCCGGAGGAAGGTAGGTCTGACCGGATTCAGATGCCGGTGCGGAGAACTTTTCTGCGCCGATCATCGATACTCCGATCGGCACGACTGTAGCTATGATTACAAATCCGCCGGCCGGGAAGCCATAGCGAGGGAGAATCCGGTGGTCAAAGCCGCGAAAATCGTCAAAATATGA